In Thermomicrobiales bacterium, a single genomic region encodes these proteins:
- a CDS encoding DinB family protein, translating to MSESLTELFRYNVWATESVFDACESLSDAQLDATAVGTFGTIRDTLVHIVGAQERFAAALIEAEQPAVSRERRAPTDLADLRAAARTSGEQLVEVARTTTEGATVQINDRGTEYTMPVWVLLLQALVHGLEHRTQIAAILTQLGIDPPGMDGWTYHETSFDADWSQLWSS from the coding sequence ATGTCAGAGAGTCTGACCGAGCTGTTCAGATATAACGTCTGGGCAACTGAGAGTGTTTTTGATGCCTGCGAAAGCCTGAGCGACGCGCAACTGGATGCAACGGCAGTCGGCACGTTCGGCACGATCCGTGACACGCTCGTACATATCGTCGGAGCACAGGAGCGCTTTGCTGCGGCGCTGATCGAGGCCGAGCAGCCCGCCGTGTCGCGCGAACGCCGAGCCCCGACCGACCTGGCTGACCTGCGGGCGGCGGCGCGGACGAGCGGCGAGCAGCTCGTTGAGGTGGCGCGCACCACCACCGAAGGCGCGACGGTGCAGATCAACGATCGCGGCACGGAGTACACGATGCCGGTCTGGGTGCTGCTGCTGCAGGCCCTCGTCCACGGGCTTGAACATCGAACGCAGATCGCGGCGATCCTCACTCAGTTGGGCATCGACCCGCCCGGCATGGACGGCTGGACCTACCACGAGACCAGCTTCGACGCCGACTGGAGTCAGCTCTGGAGCTCGTAG
- a CDS encoding HAMP domain-containing histidine kinase, translated as MTALLAPFRLLGWPFRLYRRNISIQLITSHVLVVMLTAIVIETLAAITVFVGLTLFLRDNYTDFASVDVAQSVAVSLRNDPLTERLALGEAALSVGDKQRLQSIVDGVINSRESPTSIGITTRVESALITDPSGTVVATSDPSWVVNSPVSGTSPISELAERLVARIIELNGSPSDYGELYVIDSIDSITVAAYPILDGQRLVGVVAMRSTFSTTPTIRNIIQQPGLFATLAIANAVLFALILIPTLIVAVPVGIWRARRVSKRIEALTKTATAMVAGDRATQVAVTGQDEIAQLGQRFNDMLAHLDRADRERKAFVANVSHDLRTPIAIIQGRVEQMLQDESGQVDPETRRALEVVHSETTTLSRLIDDLFTLARLEETSLPMSPEAVDIAALAAQMASAIQPVAWSQQRVSVQSVVKVGLPPALADATRLRQILGNLLYNALRHTPEGGLVVIDAEAIGETVEVRVSDTGIGMTSEELGHVFERFYQVEQRHRSHDGSGLGLSIVKDLTEAQGGSVAVESTPGQGTTFRVRLPMARVTPNQQ; from the coding sequence ATGACAGCGCTGCTTGCGCCGTTCCGCTTGCTCGGCTGGCCGTTCCGGCTGTATCGCCGCAACATCAGCATTCAGCTCATCACATCGCATGTCCTCGTCGTTATGTTGACGGCGATCGTCATCGAGACATTAGCGGCCATCACTGTGTTCGTCGGCCTCACTCTCTTCCTGCGGGACAACTACACCGATTTCGCGTCCGTCGATGTCGCCCAGTCGGTTGCAGTGTCGCTACGCAACGACCCGCTGACAGAGCGCCTTGCGCTCGGCGAAGCGGCGTTATCCGTCGGCGACAAGCAGCGACTCCAGAGCATTGTTGACGGCGTGATCAATAGTCGCGAATCCCCGACCTCAATTGGCATCACCACCAGAGTTGAAAGCGCACTCATCACGGATCCGAGCGGAACGGTCGTTGCGACGTCCGACCCTTCCTGGGTCGTTAACTCACCCGTCTCGGGCACATCACCGATCTCAGAGCTGGCCGAACGCCTCGTTGCCCGCATCATCGAACTGAACGGCAGCCCCAGCGACTACGGCGAGCTGTACGTCATCGACTCGATCGACAGCATCACCGTCGCCGCCTACCCGATCCTCGATGGGCAGCGACTTGTTGGTGTCGTGGCAATGCGGAGCACATTCTCCACAACACCGACCATCCGCAACATCATCCAGCAACCCGGCCTGTTCGCAACGCTGGCGATAGCCAACGCCGTCCTGTTCGCGCTGATCCTGATTCCAACGCTCATCGTGGCGGTTCCGGTCGGCATCTGGCGCGCCCGGCGCGTGTCGAAACGCATCGAGGCACTGACAAAAACCGCGACGGCGATGGTCGCCGGGGATCGCGCCACGCAGGTCGCTGTGACCGGGCAGGATGAAATCGCCCAGCTCGGGCAGCGCTTCAACGACATGCTGGCCCACCTGGACCGCGCCGACCGCGAGCGCAAGGCGTTCGTCGCCAATGTCTCGCACGACCTGCGTACGCCGATCGCCATCATCCAGGGCCGCGTCGAGCAGATGCTGCAGGACGAATCCGGACAGGTCGATCCGGAGACGCGACGCGCGCTCGAAGTCGTGCATAGCGAAACAACAACGCTCAGCCGCCTGATCGACGATCTCTTCACGCTGGCAAGGCTGGAGGAGACGTCGCTGCCGATGTCGCCGGAAGCCGTCGATATAGCGGCGCTGGCGGCGCAGATGGCCAGTGCCATCCAGCCGGTCGCCTGGTCGCAGCAGCGTGTCAGCGTGCAATCGGTGGTCAAGGTCGGCTTGCCGCCGGCGCTGGCCGACGCCACGCGGCTGCGCCAGATCCTCGGCAACCTGCTCTACAACGCATTGCGGCACACGCCGGAGGGTGGGCTGGTCGTCATCGACGCCGAGGCGATCGGAGAGACAGTCGAGGTACGCGTCAGCGACACCGGTATTGGCATGACCAGTGAAGAGCTTGGCCATGTCTTCGAGCGCTTCTATCAGGTCGAACAGAGGCATCGCTCACATGATGGCAGCGGGTTGGGCCTGTCAATCGTCAAGGACCTGACAGAGGCACAGGGCGGCAGCGTCGCCGTCGAGAGCACGCCGGGGCAGGGGACAACATTTCGCGTCCGCCTGCCGATGGCGCGAGTGACGCCCAATCAGCAATAA
- a CDS encoding response regulator transcription factor: MAQIVVVEDEREIAAIVSSALREEGHDVEALHDGNAALDRLLDPSRPAPDLIVLDLMLPGINGLEITRRFRQQHITPILMLTAKSTELDRVLGLELGADDYLTKPFSVRELQARVSAMLRRVEMMRAHSHVDDSNQLVIDDSGLWIDPTSREVRIDDVTVGLTAREFDLLYLLASNPGRAFSRDYLLDRLWGDDFAGFDRTVDTHILRLRRKLGSAADRVVTLWGVGYKYDPTVGTQ; the protein is encoded by the coding sequence ATGGCACAGATCGTTGTTGTTGAGGACGAACGGGAGATCGCGGCGATTGTCAGCAGCGCGTTGCGCGAGGAGGGCCACGACGTCGAGGCACTCCACGATGGCAACGCCGCGCTGGATCGGCTGCTCGATCCGAGCCGTCCGGCACCAGATCTCATCGTCCTCGACCTGATGCTCCCGGGCATCAATGGGCTGGAGATCACGCGCCGATTTCGTCAGCAACACATCACACCGATCCTGATGCTGACCGCCAAGTCGACCGAGCTGGATCGTGTGCTCGGGCTGGAGCTCGGTGCCGACGATTACCTCACCAAGCCATTCTCCGTCCGCGAGCTGCAGGCACGGGTCAGCGCAATGCTGCGCCGCGTCGAGATGATGCGCGCTCACTCGCACGTCGACGACAGCAACCAGCTCGTGATTGATGACTCGGGCCTCTGGATCGACCCAACGAGCCGCGAGGTGCGCATCGATGATGTCACAGTCGGCTTGACCGCCCGCGAGTTCGATCTGCTCTACCTGCTGGCCTCGAACCCCGGTCGCGCGTTCAGCCGCGATTATCTGCTCGACCGGCTTTGGGGTGACGACTTCGCCGGCTTCGACCGCACAGTCGATACCCACATCCTGCGCTTGCGACGCAAGCTCGGGTCGGCGGCCGATCGCGTCGTGACGCTCTGGGGCGTCGGCTACAAGTACGATCCGACGGTCGGCACGCAATGA
- a CDS encoding NAD-dependent epimerase/dehydratase family protein, whose protein sequence is MSNSTGMWGKSTMRIVVTGGAGFIGSHVVDAFVGLGHEVLVIDDLSAGRREQVNPQAHLAEVDIASPEIGDLLRDFRPEVINHHAAQTSVRNSVSDPLNDCRRNIVGSINLLEAAWQAGVGKIIYISSGGAIYGEPETLPCPEDNPIAADSPYGISKHTVEHYLGLYATLHNLRYTTLRYGNVYGPRQDPYGEAGVVAIFAAQMLADEQAVINGSGEQERDYVYIADAVRANVAALDGGDGAALNIASGVGTSVNEIFDLLKAATGYQREAVHGPAKPGETFRIYLDNRRALDVLGWAPEVSLQEGIAQTVASLR, encoded by the coding sequence GTGTCGAATAGCACAGGGATGTGGGGCAAGAGCACTATGCGGATCGTCGTGACTGGTGGCGCGGGGTTCATTGGCTCGCACGTGGTGGATGCCTTTGTCGGGCTGGGCCACGAGGTCCTCGTCATTGACGATCTGTCAGCCGGACGGCGCGAGCAGGTGAATCCGCAAGCCCACCTCGCCGAGGTCGATATCGCGTCGCCGGAGATCGGCGATCTGCTGCGCGACTTTCGCCCTGAGGTCATCAACCATCACGCTGCCCAGACGAGCGTCCGCAATTCGGTGAGCGATCCACTCAACGACTGTCGCCGCAACATCGTCGGCTCGATCAATCTGCTGGAAGCCGCCTGGCAGGCTGGAGTCGGCAAGATCATCTACATCTCCAGCGGCGGCGCGATCTATGGCGAGCCGGAGACGCTGCCCTGCCCGGAAGACAACCCGATCGCAGCCGATTCGCCCTACGGCATCTCCAAACACACGGTCGAGCACTACCTCGGCCTGTACGCGACCTTGCACAACCTGCGCTACACCACGCTGCGCTACGGCAACGTCTACGGTCCGCGGCAGGACCCATACGGCGAGGCCGGCGTCGTCGCCATCTTTGCCGCCCAGATGCTGGCCGACGAGCAAGCAGTTATCAACGGCAGCGGCGAGCAGGAGCGTGACTACGTCTACATCGCCGACGCCGTGCGCGCGAACGTCGCCGCGCTGGATGGCGGCGATGGCGCGGCACTGAACATCGCCTCCGGCGTCGGTACCTCGGTCAACGAGATCTTCGACCTGCTCAAGGCCGCCACCGGCTACCAGCGCGAAGCCGTCCACGGCCCGGCCAAGCCAGGTGAGACGTTCCGCATCTACCTCGACAACCGCCGCGCGCTGGATGTCCTGGGCTGGGCACCTGAGGTGTCGCTGCAGGAGGGCATCGCGCAGACAGTTGCGTCGTTGCGGTAA